The following DNA comes from Ornithinimicrobium avium.
GGCCGAGCGGAGCAGCTCCTCGGCGTGGGTGCGGTGCTCGCGCACCGTCACCAGGGCCTGCGTGGGGTAGCGCGCGGAGAGACCGGCCAGCTCCTGGTCGGCGACCGGCAGCCGCTCCTGCACCTCGCCCAGCCGGGTCCGCAGCTCGGCGAGGAACTCGGGCGCGCGGTCCTGCAGGGCGCGCAGGGTGGCGAACTCCTGGGTGTGCTCGTCCAGCGTCGTGCGCGCGGTGCCGGTCAGCTCGATGATGCGCGCGAGCATCGTGCGCTCGACGTCCTCGGGCTCCTTCTGGTCGTCGTCGAGCTGCTGGCGCAGGGAGAAGGCCTCCTTGGCCGAGGCGCGCGCCCGCCCGAGCACGGTCCTGAACTGCTCGGTGCGCTGGGTCCCGAACTGCGCCTCGGCGAAGGAGAGCTCCTCCTGCGCCGAGCGCACCGCGTTGTCCATGCCGACGAGGGCCTCGGCAGCCTGGCGCTGCAGGTCCGGCAGCGAGACGCCCTGGGCCGAGGTCGGCACCGGGGCGCCCGAGCTGGGACGCCGGCGACGCTTGCCCATCGCGGTGACCAGTCCCGCGCCGGCGAAGAGCACGACCGGCGCGGCGAAGAGCAGGGTGCCCAAGCCGCTGCCGAGCCCGCCGGAGGAGCGGGGATAGACGGGGCCCTGGTCCTCGGGGACGGCGACCCCGCCCCCGCTGCCGGCGCTGGCGTACTCGCGCTCGAAGCCGGTCACCGCACCGGACACCGCGCCCGCCCAGTCCGAGTCGCGCAGCGCGGGCTCGATGTCCTGCAGCTGCACGGTGCGTACGGACGCGGCGGGCAGGGTGCCGGACACGTCGCCGACGCCGTAGAGCCGGTCGTCGACAGCCACCGCGAGCACGAGGTCCCCGTCCCCCATCCGGGAGACCGACGAGGTGTCCTGCGCCCACGTCGGGCCGTCAACGGGGCTGCCCGAGCTGTCCTCGAAGGTGTCGACGAAGACCACGAACAGCTGCAGGCCGGTCTCGTCCCGCAGCTGCTCCACCTCGGTGCGCGCGGCCTCCTCCTCGGCCGGGCTCAACGCGTCGGCCTGGTCGGTGACGGAGTCGGCCAGGTCGAGCGGCTCGGAGGCGTGCGCGGGGGCGCCGGGGCCGAGCAGGCACGACGCGGCGACCCAGCCGGCGACGAGGAGGGCGCGGCCGCGCGGCCGTCGTCCCCGGAGCGGTGCGAGCGTGGTCATCACGTGGTGATCCTCCCTGACCAGCGAGCTGCGGTCCACCCGTGGGGGGTGAACCGTGTGCGGATCAGCATCCCACGCACGGTCCTAGACTGGACCACTGGCCACCTGCCAGCACCCCGACCGCCCGCCCGGCGAAGGACCCTCACCGCATGCACCTCTCACCCGTCGTCGACCTGCTCTGCGCCGATCCCGCCGCCGCGCGGGTGCTCGAGGCCGCCCGCTCCGGCGAGCCGGTCGTCGAGGTGTCCGCCGCGGCCGGCGCCCACCCGGCGCTGGTGGCGGCGCTCGCCCGCGCGGACCAGGCCCCGCTGCTGGCGGTGACGGCCACCGGGCGGGAGGCCGACGACCTCGTCGCCGCGCTCGGCTCGCTCCTCGAGGAGGGACCGTCCGCGGTCGCGGCCTTCCCCAGCTGGGAGACGCTGCCGCACGAGCGGCTCAGCCCGCGCTCGGACACCGTCGGCCGGCGGCTGGCCACCCTGCGCCGGCTCGCGCACCCGGACCCGCAGGACGAGCAGGCGGGCCCGGTCCGGGTCGTCGTCGCCTCGGTGCGCGCGCTGCTCCAGCCGCTCGTCAGGGGGCTGGGCGACCTCGTCCCGGTCCGGCTGCGCGCCGGTGACGAGCGGCCGCTGTCGGAGGTCGTCGACGCGCTGGCGGCCGCGGCCTACACCCGCACCGACATGGTCGAGCGCCGCGGCGAGTTCGCCGTGCGCGGCGGGATCCTCGACGTCTTCCCGCCCACCGAGGAGCACCCGGTGCGCGTCGAGTTCTGGGGCGACACCGTCGAGGAGGTGCGCTGGTTCAAGGTCGCCGACCAGCGCTCGCTGGAGATGGTCGGCCAGGAGCACGGGCTCTACGCCCCGCCCTGCCGCGAGCTGCTGCTCACCGACGACGTCCGCGAGCGGGCGCGCGAGCTCGTCGGCAGCCTCCCGGGCGCCGCGGACCTGCTGGCCAAGGTCGCCGAGGGCATCGCGGTCGAGGGTATGGAGTCGCTCTCGCCGGTCCTCGTCGACGGCATGGAGACGGTCGTGGACGTGCTGCCCGCGGGCTCCCGGGTCGTCGTCGTGGAGCCCGAGCGGGTGCGCACCCGCGGGCACGACCTGGTCGCCACCAGCCGGGAGTTCCTCGAGGCCAGCTGGGCGGCTGCGGCGACCGTCGAGGGCGCGGCCCCGATCGACCTGCAGCGCGCCCTGGGCACGGCGTCCTCGTGGGAGCTGGGCGACATGCGCGAGCACACGCTGGCCACCGGGCGGGCGTGGTGGTCGCTGACCTCCTTCGCGGTCGACACCGAGCTGGCCGGGGACGACACCCTCGAGGTGCCGAGCTCCCCGGTGAACTCCTACCGCGGCGACCGGGAGGCGATCTTCGCCGACCTGCGCTCCTGGCTGGGCGAGCGCCGGCGGGTGCTCGTCAGCCTGGACGGGCCCGGCATGGCCAGGCGGGTGGCCGAGATCCTGGGCGAGAACGACATACCTCAGCGGCTGGAGAGCGAGCTGACCTCCGCGGAGGTGCTGAGCCCGGACCGGATCACGCTGACCACCGGCGCCGTGGGGCACGGCTTCGTCCTGCCGGGTGCCGGCTTCGTGCTCGTGGGGGAGGCGGACCTGATCGGCCAGTCGTCCACGGGGGGCTCGACGCGGGACATGCGCCGGATGCCCTCGCGCCGCCGCCAGCAGGTCGACCCGCTCGCGCTGCGTCCCGGCGACTACGTCGTGCACGAGCAGCACGGCGTGGGCCGGTTCGTGGAGATGGTCCAGCGTCAGGTCCAGGGAGCGACGCGGGAGTACGTCGTGCTGGAGTACGCGAGCTCCAAGCCGCGCGGGCACGGCATACCGGACCGGCTGTACCTGCCGACCGACCAGCTGGACCAGCTGACCAAGTACGTCGGCGGCGAGGCCCCCACCCTGAACCGGCTGGGCGGCTCGGACTGGCAGAAGACCAAGAGCCGGGCGCGCAAGCACATCAAGCAGATCGCGGCCGAGCTGATCCGGCTCTACTCGGCGCGGATGGCCAGCCAGGGGCACGCGTTCGCCCCGGACACGCCGTGGCAGCGCGAGCTCGAGGACGCCTTCGCCTTCACCGAGACCCCCGACCAGCTCTCCTCGATCGAGGAGGTCAAGGAGGACATGGAAAAGCCGGTCCCGATGGACCGGCTGATCAGCGGCGACGTCGGCTACGGCAAGACCGAGATCGCGGTGCGGGCGGCGTTCAAGGCGATCCAGGACGGCAAGCAGGTCGCGGTGCTCGTGCCGACGACGCTGCTGGTGCAGCAGCACTTCCAGACCTTCTCCGAGCGCTATGCGCAGTACCCCGTCACCGTGCGCTCGCTGTCGCGCTTCCAGTCGGACAAGGACGCCAGGGAGACGGTCGCGGGGCTGGCCGACGGCTCGGTCGACGTGGTGATCGGCACGCACCGGCTCCTCGGCTCCACCGTGCGCTTCAAGGACCTCGGCCTGGTCATCATCGACGAGGAGCAGCGCTTCGGCGTCGAGCACAAGGAGCAGCTCAAGGCGCTGCGCACCGACGTCGACGTGCTGGCCATGTCGGCCACGCCCATCCCGCGCACCCTGGAGATGGCGGTGACCGGCATCCGGGAGATGTCGACGCTGGCCACGCCCCCGGAGGAGCGGCACCCGGTCCTGACCTTCGTCGGCGGCTACGACGAGAAGCAGATCGCCGCGGCGGTGCGGCGCGAGCTGCTGCGGGAGGGCCAGGTCTTCTTCGTGCACAACAAGGTGAGCTCGATCGAGAAGGCCGCCTCCCGGCTGCGCGAGCTGGTCCCGGAGGCCCGGATCGCCACGGCCCACGGGCAGATGGGCGAGCACCGGCTGGAGGAGGTCGTCGTCGACTTCTGGGAGCGGCGCTTCGACGTCCTGGTCTGCACCACGATCGTGGAGACCGGCCTGGACATCTCCAACGCCAACACCCTCATCGTCGAGCGGGCCGACACCTTCGGGCTCTCCCAGCTGCACCAGCTGCGCGGACGCGTGGGCCGCGGCCGCGAGCGCGCCTACGCCTACTTCCTCTACCCGCCGGAGAAGCCGCTGACCGAGACCGCCGTCGACCGCCTGCAGACGATCGCGGCCAACACCGACCTCGGCTCGGGCATCGCCGTGGCGATGAAGGACCTGGAGATCCGCGGTGCCGGCAACCTGCTCGGCGGCGAGCAGTCCGGCCACATCGAGGGGGTCGGCTTCGACCTCTACGTGCGGATGGTCGGCGAGGCCGTCGCCCGGTTCAAGGGAGAGGGCGAGGAGGCGCCGGCCGAGGTCAAGATCGAGCTGCCGGTCGACGCGCACCTGCCGCACGACTACGTGCCGGGGGAGCGGCTGCGGCTGGAGGCCTACCGCAAGCTGGCGCAGGTCACCGACGAGGCCGAGCTGGCGCAGATCCGCGAGGAGCTCGTGGACCGGTACGGCGAACCGCCGGTCCCGGTGCAGACCCTGCTGGAGGTGGCGCGGCTGCGGACGGTGGCCCGCGCCGCGGGGGTCGCCGACGTGGGCGTGCAGGGCAAGATGATCCGCTTCGCCCCCGTCGAGGGGCTGCGGGAGAGCCAGCAGCTGCGGCTCAACCGGCTCTACCCCGGGACGATCATCAAGCCGGCTCTGCGCCAGGTCCTGGTGCCCGCGCCGACGACCGCGCGCGTGGGCGGCAAGCCGCTGCGCGACGGCGCGGTCCTCGAGTGGGCCTCCCAGCTG
Coding sequences within:
- a CDS encoding TPM domain-containing protein; amino-acid sequence: MTTLAPLRGRRPRGRALLVAGWVAASCLLGPGAPAHASEPLDLADSVTDQADALSPAEEEAARTEVEQLRDETGLQLFVVFVDTFEDSSGSPVDGPTWAQDTSSVSRMGDGDLVLAVAVDDRLYGVGDVSGTLPAASVRTVQLQDIEPALRDSDWAGAVSGAVTGFEREYASAGSGGGVAVPEDQGPVYPRSSGGLGSGLGTLLFAAPVVLFAGAGLVTAMGKRRRRPSSGAPVPTSAQGVSLPDLQRQAAEALVGMDNAVRSAQEELSFAEAQFGTQRTEQFRTVLGRARASAKEAFSLRQQLDDDQKEPEDVERTMLARIIELTGTARTTLDEHTQEFATLRALQDRAPEFLAELRTRLGEVQERLPVADQELAGLSARYPTQALVTVREHRTHAEELLRSADGFVTAGRQSLERDDRPSAVAAARAAEESVGQAVTLLDQISQADQALAGSAQELTRRVASITSDLRDVQRLAPREPVIAQAADRARAAVEQAQSSRTSGDPLRAIAELDAAEHDLDTLLQPMRDAEEHTTRMRENFSQRVARVGARLRSIDETIRTRRGAVNSGARTRISEALRVFDEAQQAAEQDPTNAMGLLTRAEQLGEQALTEAQNDMDSWGGSGGYGGRRGGLDPWSVILGGILLGGRGGGHHHSGGWGGGGGFGGGGGFGGGSFGGGSFGGGGGGTFGGGRF
- the mfd gene encoding transcription-repair coupling factor, which codes for MHLSPVVDLLCADPAAARVLEAARSGEPVVEVSAAAGAHPALVAALARADQAPLLAVTATGREADDLVAALGSLLEEGPSAVAAFPSWETLPHERLSPRSDTVGRRLATLRRLAHPDPQDEQAGPVRVVVASVRALLQPLVRGLGDLVPVRLRAGDERPLSEVVDALAAAAYTRTDMVERRGEFAVRGGILDVFPPTEEHPVRVEFWGDTVEEVRWFKVADQRSLEMVGQEHGLYAPPCRELLLTDDVRERARELVGSLPGAADLLAKVAEGIAVEGMESLSPVLVDGMETVVDVLPAGSRVVVVEPERVRTRGHDLVATSREFLEASWAAAATVEGAAPIDLQRALGTASSWELGDMREHTLATGRAWWSLTSFAVDTELAGDDTLEVPSSPVNSYRGDREAIFADLRSWLGERRRVLVSLDGPGMARRVAEILGENDIPQRLESELTSAEVLSPDRITLTTGAVGHGFVLPGAGFVLVGEADLIGQSSTGGSTRDMRRMPSRRRQQVDPLALRPGDYVVHEQHGVGRFVEMVQRQVQGATREYVVLEYASSKPRGHGIPDRLYLPTDQLDQLTKYVGGEAPTLNRLGGSDWQKTKSRARKHIKQIAAELIRLYSARMASQGHAFAPDTPWQRELEDAFAFTETPDQLSSIEEVKEDMEKPVPMDRLISGDVGYGKTEIAVRAAFKAIQDGKQVAVLVPTTLLVQQHFQTFSERYAQYPVTVRSLSRFQSDKDARETVAGLADGSVDVVIGTHRLLGSTVRFKDLGLVIIDEEQRFGVEHKEQLKALRTDVDVLAMSATPIPRTLEMAVTGIREMSTLATPPEERHPVLTFVGGYDEKQIAAAVRRELLREGQVFFVHNKVSSIEKAASRLRELVPEARIATAHGQMGEHRLEEVVVDFWERRFDVLVCTTIVETGLDISNANTLIVERADTFGLSQLHQLRGRVGRGRERAYAYFLYPPEKPLTETAVDRLQTIAANTDLGSGIAVAMKDLEIRGAGNLLGGEQSGHIEGVGFDLYVRMVGEAVARFKGEGEEAPAEVKIELPVDAHLPHDYVPGERLRLEAYRKLAQVTDEAELAQIREELVDRYGEPPVPVQTLLEVARLRTVARAAGVADVGVQGKMIRFAPVEGLRESQQLRLNRLYPGTIIKPALRQVLVPAPTTARVGGKPLRDGAVLEWASQLLRAVLLDDIAAAAGGSVG